The window GGCCGATGTGGACCGCCGCCTGCACGCGGCGGGGTACCCGGACGTCCGGGTGCGGCTGCGGCTGGACCCGCCGTGGTCGACGGACCTGATCACCGAGGAGGGCCGCCGCAAGCTCGCCGAGGCGGGCATCGCGCCGCCCGACCGGGCGTCGGCGCACCGGTCGTCCCCCGGCCTGCTGGCCCTCGGCCCGACCCGCCGTGTGGTGGCCTGCCCGCTCTGCGGCGGCACCGACACCGAGGAGCTGTCCCGCTTCGGCTCGACCGCCTGCAAGGCGCTGTGGCGCTGCCGGGACTGCCGCGAGCCCTTCGAACGCGTCAAGGAGATCTGAATGGCCGCCAGCCCCGCCCCGGCCACCGGCCCCGCCCCGGCCACCAGTGCCGAGCAGGCCACCGGCCCCGCCCCGGCCACCAGTGCCGAGCAGGCCGCCAGCCCCGCCCCGGCCGCCCGGCGTCCGGCCTTCCACCACCTGCGGATCGCCGAGGTGGAGCGGCTCTGCGACGACGCCGTCGCGGTGACCTTCGAGGTGCCGGAGGCGCTCGCCGAGGAGTTCGCGTTCCGCCCCGGACAGACGCTGACGCTGCGCCAGGTGGTGGACGGCACCGACGAGCGCCGCTCGTACTCGATCTGCGCCCCCGTCGGCGGCCCGCTGCGGATCGCCGTCCGCGAGGTGCCCGGCGGGCTGTTCTCCCGCCGGCTGGTGCGGGAGGCGCGGGCGGGCGAGGAGGTCGAGGTGCTGACCCCGTCCGGGCTCTTCACCCCCACGCTCGGCGAGCCCGCCGACCACGTGCTGCTGGCGGCCGGCTCGGGCATCACCCCGATGCTCTCCATCGCCGCCTCCGTCCTGGCCGCCGACCGCACCTCGACCGTCACGCTGCTCTACGGCAACCGGCGCAGCGACACCGTGATGTTCGCCGACGAGCTGGCCGACCTGAAGGACCGCTACCTCGGCCGGTTCCAGCTGGTGCACGTGCTCTCCCGGGAGACCAGGGACGCCGAGCTGCTCAGCGGGCGGCTGGACCCGGAGCGGGTCGAGGCGCTGCTGAGCGCGCTGGTGGACGTGCCGGCGGTCGGTCACTGGTGGCTCTGCGGGCCGTTCGGGATGGTCACCGGCGCCAAGGAGCTGCTGGCCGGGCTGGGCGTGCCGACCGCGCGGGTGCACCAGGAGCTGTTCCACGCCGAGGACGAGCCGGCCGCCGAGCGGACCGAGCCGGCCGGTCCGGCGGACGGCGTCGCGCACAGCGAGGTCACCGTCGTCCTCGACGGGCGCGGCAGCACGCTCACGCTGCCGCGCGACCGGTCCGTCCTGGACGGCGCCCAGCGCTCCCGCCCCGACCTGCCGTTCGCCTGCAAGGGCGGGGTCTGCGGTACGTGCCGCGCCCTGGTCACCGAGGGCGAGGTGGAGATGCGCCGCAACTTCGCGCTGGAGGAGAAGGAGCTGGCCGCCGGCTACGTGCTGACCTGCCAGGCCCGCCCGCTCACCGACCGGGTGACGGTCGACTACGACCGCTGAGCGGGCACCGCGGCCGCCCCGGCCGGCGGTCCGAGCAGCGCGACGATGTCGTGGACGGCGGCCCGGCCCGCCCGGTTGGCGCCGACGGTGCTGGCGGACGGGCCGTAGCCGACCAGGTGGACGCGCGGGTCGACGGTGGCCCGGGTGCCGGTGAGGGCGATCCCGCCGCCGGGGGAGCGCAGGCCGAGCGGGGCGAGGTGGCCGACCTCGGGGCGGAACCCGGTGGCCCAGACGATCGCGTCGACCGCCAGCTCCCGCTCGCCCCAGGCGACGCCGTGTTCGGTGAGGCGGTCGAACATCGGCCGGCGGTGCAGGGCGCCGAGCTCCTCGGCCCGGCGGTAGGCGACGGAGGGGCCGAGCCCGGTCACGCTCACCACGCTGCGCACCGGCAGCCCCTGGCGGACCCGCTCCTCGACCTTGGCGACCACCGCGCGGCCGTACTCGGGGGTGAACGGGCCCTCGTGGAAGACGGGCGGGGTGCGGGTGACCCAGACCGTCTCGCCGACGGCCGCGACCTCGGACAGCACCTGGACCGCCGAGGCGCCGCCGCCGACCACCAGGACGCGCTTTCCGGCGAACTCCGCCGGCCCCCGGTACTCGGCGTAGTGCAGCTGCCGCCCGGCGAAGTGGCCGGGGTAGTGCGGCACGAAGGGGCGGGTCCAGGTGCCGGTGGCGTTGATCAGCGCCCGGGTGGACCAGGTACCGGCGTCCGTCCCGACCAGCAGGCGGGCGTCCGGCCGGTCGGACTCGGAGCGCACCGCCCGGACGTGGACGGGGCGCACCACCGGGAGCGCGTGCTTCGCCTCGTACGCCGTGAAGTACCCCGGGACCACCTCGCGCGCGGGTGCGTCCGGGTCGGGCTCGGGCAGTTCGAAGTCGGGCAGGTCGTGGAATCCGTGCACGGTGGCCATCCGGAGCGAGGGCGCGCGGTGCGCCCAGGCGCCGCCGGGGGCGGAGCCGGCGTCGAGGACGACGAAGCCGCCGTCGGCGTCCTCCCGGTAGGGGGCGAAGCCGCGGCGGCGCAGGTGGTAGGCGGCGGACAGACCGGCCTGCCCGGCCCCGACCACCAGGACGTCCACCCGTCGGGTCGTCCGGCCGGCTCCCGGGGCGGCGTCGGCGGCGAGCGGGGCGGCCCCGGGCTCGACCGCCCCCAGGTTGGTTGCACCGTAAACAGTCACGCCGGTGAAACATCCCGCGGGCGGGGAGTGTTCCCGGCGCGGGGGAGGACCCTCGCGCCGGGAACCGGCGGTGGGTGCGGCCAGGGGCTCGGGCGGCCGGCTCAGGTGAGCGGGGAGATCACCACGGCGGTGCCGTAGGCGCAGACCTCGGTCCCCGCGTCCAGCGCCTCCGTCACGTCGAACCGGAACATCAGGACCGCGTTGCCGCCGCGTGCCTTGGTCTGCTCGACCAGGCGCTCCATCGCCTCGTTGCGGCTCTCCACCAGGGTCTTCGTCAGACCCCGCAGCTCGCCGCCGACCAGTGACTTCAGGGAGGCGCCGATCTGGCTGCCGATGTGCCGGCTGCGGACCGTCAGGCCGAAGACCTCGCCGATGACGTGGTCGACCCGGAAGCCGGGGATGTCGTTGGTGGTCACGACCAGGACCTGGGCGTCCGGGCGCTGCCCGCCGCCGAATTCGTCGATGTTAGCCATGGGGCCATCCTGCGGGCTGCGTACCGCCGGTGGGCAGAGGCATGGCCGGGAACCGGCGGAGAAGGCGCCGAGATGCCGGACTGACCGGTGATCGGTCGGCGGAAAGGCCGTACCGTAGCCCCATGGGCGAGCGAAGCGATCATCCACAGGGGCCGGGCGCGGCGGAGGACTCGGGCGCGCAGGAGATCGAGGCGACGGTGGTGCTGGGCCTGCGGATCACCGACTGGCCGGCGTTGCGGGCAGCCGCGATCGCGGCCGTCGAGGAGTTGGACTTCGCGGGCGTCGACCCGGCGGGTCAGCGCCGTGAACTGCTGCGCGAGGTGTCCGAGGACGCCAACGCGGCGCTCGGCGCGTTGCTGCACCCGGACCGGCTGGTGGCCGCGATCGCCGGTGTCGAGGCGATCGGCGGCACGCTGGAGATCAGCGTGACCGAGGACTTCGCGCCGGATTTCGCCGAGTTGTTCCCGCTGGACGGCGGCGAGGACGAGGACGGCGGCGGCGGGGCCGGCGACTGGACGCTGACCCCGCGCACGGCCTGCCTCCTCCACGCCCAGCTGCTGGGCCTGGCCGACGCCGCGTACGACGACCTGGAGGAGCACGAGGACGAGCCGGTCGGCGACGGCGACGAGACGGACTGGACGGTCTTCGCCCGGCTGCCGCAGCGCACCTGGCGCCAGCACCGGAACTGGCGCCGGGCGATGGCCCGCGCCTTCGACGACCTCGCCGACGACCTCGCGCTCGGTGAGTGGCCGCTGCCGCGGAACCTGGCCGAGGAGATCGCGCTGCGGATGGCCCTGGTGGACGCCCGCACGCTGCTCGGCGCGCAGCCGGAGTCGGTCGCCGACATGATGGGCGACCTGCCGGCCGACCTCTACGACTACGACTGGGACGGCTGCCACGACGAGCTCTTCGGGGTCTTCGGGCCGGACGACGGCGATCCGGAGCTGAGCACCGAGCAGCGCACCGAACTGCTGCTCGCGGCGACCCACCCGGAGGGCTGGTTCCTGGTGTACGAGGACGCCGAGGAGCGGGATCCGCAGCGCGGCTACCGGCGATGACGGCGCGGGTCGGGGCGGCCCGGCCGGGTGGGGCGGGGGGCGCGGCGGACGGTTAGGCTGCGGGCATGTCCGATTTGTCCGACATTCCTGACGGGCCCGCCGCCGGCGCGGGCCTCGCCGACGCGGGTGCGGCCGCCGCGCTGGGTACCGCCGTCTCCGGTGCCCGCGCCTTCGGAGCCGCCGACGGAGCCGCCGATGCCGGTGCCCACGACGCCGCCGGTGCCGACGACCGCGTGCTGGAGCGGCTCACGCTGGGCCTGGAGGGCGTCGAGGCCGCCCAGCGCGGGCGGCGGGCGCAGGCCCGGGAGAGCTTCGAGCAGCTCTGGCACGAGCTCGGCGAACGCGGCGACGTCTTCCACCGCTGCGTGCTCGCCCACTACCTGGCCGATCTGCAGGACGATCCGCGCGCCGAGCTGGAGTGGGACCGCCGGGCCCTGGCCGCCGCCGACTCGCTGACCGCCGAGCGCGCGCAGACCTACGCGGCCGCCCTCCAGGTCCGGGCGTTCTACCCGGCCCTGCACCTCAACCTGGCCTCCGACCACCTCAAGCTCGGCGAGCCCGAGCCGGCGCGCGAGCAGCTGGAGCGCGCCGTGCGGAGCCTCGACGCGCTGCCGCAGGACGCGTACAGCGCGGGTATCCGGACCGCCGTCGAGGAGTTGCGGCAGCGCCTGCGCTGACCGGGCCGCCGGCCCCCGGTACGAGCCCCGGGCCCGGCGGTGCGTCCCGGCCGACCTGGCGTGATCACCGCCGCGTGCGGGCTGGCATGCTGGACGGGTGACTTCTCCGTTCGACGCCCCCGTCCCCGCCCCTGCTCCCGAGGACCGCGACGCCCGGCCGCAGTACGTGCTGCCGCTGGTCGTCCGGCTGGAGCGGGCCACCCCGCCCGGGCGGACCGACGCGCTGGAGACCTCGGCGCGGGCCGTGCTCACCCTGCTCTCCGACCCCCGGGTCACCGCGCCGGACGGCGAGTGGGCCGAGCGGGTCGAGGCCTGGGAGGACGCCCGGATCCGCAAGGTCGTCCGGCGCGCCCGGGGCGGCGAGTGGCGCCGGGCGGGCGAGCTGCCGGGCATCACGGTGGCCGGCCGGGAGGCGGAGGTGCGGGTGTTCCCGCCGGTCCCGCTCGACGGCTGGCCCAAGGAGCTCGCCAAGCTCCAGGTCTCCGGCACCGATCTGGAGGAGAGCGGTCCGGTCGCCGAGTCCGGGGCGGGCCTGCCGGTGCTCTGGCTCAACCCGGAGCTGGAGATGAGCGCCGGCAAGACGATGGCCCAGACCGGCCACGCCGCCCAGCTCGCCTGGTGGCGGCTGGACGACGCGCAGCGCAAGGAGTGGGCGGAGTCCGGCTTCGCGCTGGCGGTCCGGACGGCCACCCCGCAGGCCTGGGCGGAGCTGGTGGCGAGCGGTCTGCCGCTGGTCCAGGACGCGGGGTTCACCGAGATCGCCCCGGGGAGCTGCACGGTGGTCGCGGAGCACCCGGCGCTGCGGCGCGGCTGACCGGGGCCGGTGGGCGGGCCGGGCGACCGCCGCCGGTCACTCGGCGCGGACCGCGTACCGGCGCACCGAGCGCAGACCCGCGCAGGCCGCCGCGGCCGCCCAGAGGGCCATGATCAGCAGACCGGTCCAGTGGCCGTAGTGCACCGTCGGGTCCGCCTGGGTGCGCATCGCGTGGAAGCCGGCCCGGTCGGGCAGGAACTGCGCCGCCTCGCGCACCCCGGGGATCGCCGTCAGCACGGTGGTGCCGAGGAAGAGCATCGGCGTGAGCAGGCCGAGCGCGGCGCTGAGGTTGCGCAGGACGGCGGTCAGCCCGAGGCAGAGCACGATCAGCAGCGGGTGGTAGAGCACCCCGGCGAGGAAGCTGCGCCCGGTACCGGGGACGGTGAGGTCCACCCCCACGGTCGCGGCGGTGGCCAGGAACGAGCCGGCCGTGGAGACCAGCCCCAGCAGCAGCCCGAGCCGGGCGCCGAGGGCCAGCTTCGCGCCGTAGAGCCGCCCGCGCCGGGGGACGGCGGTGAGCGAGGCGGCGATCATGCGGGTGTTGAACTCCTGCCCGATCAGCAGGACGCCCACGCAGGCCACCGCGACATGGCCGAACTGCAGGCCGTAGTAGATCCCGATGGACGGGTCCTCGCCGGGGGTGTGGTCCACCTGCCCGTACGCGGCGTTGACGGCGGCGGTGATGCCAACGGTCAGCGCGAGGGCGACGAGCGGAGTACTCCACTGCGAGCGGAGGGTGGTGAACTTGAGCCGTTCCGAGCGGAGCACGGCGGAGGTGGTCATCGCGGGGGTGTCCTTTCCAGCAGGTCCGGTCGTGGGGAGTGGCGGTCAGGCGTCGGCCCGGCGCAGGGCGCGCAGGCCGCCGTACGCGGCCGCGGCCGCCCAGAGGGCCATGATCAGCAGACCGGTCCAGTGCCCGTAGACGACCTGCGGATCGTCGGCGTAGTGCAGCGCGTACTGGCCGGCCCGGTCGGGCAGGAACTGCACCACGCGGCGGACCCCCGGCACGCCGGCCAGCAGCGGGGAGAGCAGGAAGACCGTCGGCACCAGCAGGCCCATCGCGGCGGTGAGGTTGCGCAGCACGGCGGTCAGGCCGACGCAGGTCACCACCAGCAGCACCGGGTACAGCACCCCGACGGTGGCGCTGCGGAGCAGGGCGGGGCCGTCCCAGGCACCGGTGGCGTAGGCGGCGTAGCCCGCGAAGGAGCCGGCCGTCCCGAGCAGGCCGACGACGAGGGCCACCAGCGCGCCCAGGGTGAGCTTCCCGGCGTAGAACCGTCCGCGCCGGGGGACGGCGGTGAGCGAGACGCCGATCATGCGGGTGTTGAACTCCTGCCCGACCAGCAGGACGCCGAAGCAGGTCAGGGCGGCCTGGCCGAAGTTGAGGCCGTAGTGGATCCCGATGCCGGGGTCGTCGATCAGGCTGGCGTCCTCGCCGCCGAGCGCCGCGGCGGTGGCGGTGCCGAGCCCGGCCGTCAGCAGGACCGCCAGGAGCGGCGTCAGCCAGAGCGAGCGCAGGGTGACGAGCTTGATCCACTCGGACCGCAGGACCTGCCCGAAGCCCGTCGGGGCGGACCCCGGGGCCGGCGCCGTGCCGGTACGGACGGGGGAGCCGGTGCGGACGGGGGAGCCGGTGCGGACGGCCGTGCCGGTGGCGCTCATGCCGCCACCGCCCGGTACTCGACGCTGTCGGCGGTCATCCGCATGAAGGCCTCCTCCAGCGAGTCCTGTTGGACGGCGATCTCGTACAGCACCACGCCGTTGGCCGCCGCCAGTGCGGCGATCCGCTCCGGCTCGGCGCCGGTGACCTCCCAGGCGCCGCCGTCCACCGCCTCGGCGGCCAGGTCGGAGCCGGCCAGCAGGGCGGCCAGCTTCACCGGGTCCACCGCGCGGACCCGGACCCGGGTGC of the Kitasatospora sp. NBC_01246 genome contains:
- a CDS encoding aminoacyl-tRNA hydrolase; the encoded protein is MTSPFDAPVPAPAPEDRDARPQYVLPLVVRLERATPPGRTDALETSARAVLTLLSDPRVTAPDGEWAERVEAWEDARIRKVVRRARGGEWRRAGELPGITVAGREAEVRVFPPVPLDGWPKELAKLQVSGTDLEESGPVAESGAGLPVLWLNPELEMSAGKTMAQTGHAAQLAWWRLDDAQRKEWAESGFALAVRTATPQAWAELVASGLPLVQDAGFTEIAPGSCTVVAEHPALRRG
- the paaE gene encoding 1,2-phenylacetyl-CoA epoxidase subunit PaaE, whose protein sequence is MAASPAPATGPAPATSAEQATGPAPATSAEQAASPAPAARRPAFHHLRIAEVERLCDDAVAVTFEVPEALAEEFAFRPGQTLTLRQVVDGTDERRSYSICAPVGGPLRIAVREVPGGLFSRRLVREARAGEEVEVLTPSGLFTPTLGEPADHVLLAAGSGITPMLSIAASVLAADRTSTVTLLYGNRRSDTVMFADELADLKDRYLGRFQLVHVLSRETRDAELLSGRLDPERVEALLSALVDVPAVGHWWLCGPFGMVTGAKELLAGLGVPTARVHQELFHAEDEPAAERTEPAGPADGVAHSEVTVVLDGRGSTLTLPRDRSVLDGAQRSRPDLPFACKGGVCGTCRALVTEGEVEMRRNFALEEKELAAGYVLTCQARPLTDRVTVDYDR
- a CDS encoding YbjQ family protein, with translation MANIDEFGGGQRPDAQVLVVTTNDIPGFRVDHVIGEVFGLTVRSRHIGSQIGASLKSLVGGELRGLTKTLVESRNEAMERLVEQTKARGGNAVLMFRFDVTEALDAGTEVCAYGTAVVISPLT
- a CDS encoding NAD(P)-binding domain-containing protein, with the translated sequence MDVLVVGAGQAGLSAAYHLRRRGFAPYREDADGGFVVLDAGSAPGGAWAHRAPSLRMATVHGFHDLPDFELPEPDPDAPAREVVPGYFTAYEAKHALPVVRPVHVRAVRSESDRPDARLLVGTDAGTWSTRALINATGTWTRPFVPHYPGHFAGRQLHYAEYRGPAEFAGKRVLVVGGGASAVQVLSEVAAVGETVWVTRTPPVFHEGPFTPEYGRAVVAKVEERVRQGLPVRSVVSVTGLGPSVAYRRAEELGALHRRPMFDRLTEHGVAWGERELAVDAIVWATGFRPEVGHLAPLGLRSPGGGIALTGTRATVDPRVHLVGYGPSASTVGANRAGRAAVHDIVALLGPPAGAAAVPAQRS
- a CDS encoding ABC transporter permease, coding for MSATGTAVRTGSPVRTGSPVRTGTAPAPGSAPTGFGQVLRSEWIKLVTLRSLWLTPLLAVLLTAGLGTATAAALGGEDASLIDDPGIGIHYGLNFGQAALTCFGVLLVGQEFNTRMIGVSLTAVPRRGRFYAGKLTLGALVALVVGLLGTAGSFAGYAAYATGAWDGPALLRSATVGVLYPVLLVVTCVGLTAVLRNLTAAMGLLVPTVFLLSPLLAGVPGVRRVVQFLPDRAGQYALHYADDPQVVYGHWTGLLIMALWAAAAAYGGLRALRRADA
- the paaD gene encoding 1,2-phenylacetyl-CoA epoxidase subunit PaaD; the protein is MVTTTRGRAWEVAASVPDPELPMLTLADLGVLAEVEEGGATVTAWLTPTYSGCPAVAEMAADVDRRLHAAGYPDVRVRLRLDPPWSTDLITEEGRRKLAEAGIAPPDRASAHRSSPGLLALGPTRRVVACPLCGGTDTEELSRFGSTACKALWRCRDCREPFERVKEI